One window of the Solanum stenotomum isolate F172 chromosome 11, ASM1918654v1, whole genome shotgun sequence genome contains the following:
- the LOC125844181 gene encoding putative disease resistance protein At3g14460, whose translation MEIGLAVGGAFLSSALNVLFDRLAPQGDLLNMFQKHKHHVRLLKKLKMTLRGLQIVLSDAENKQASNPSVSDWLNELRDAVDSAENLIEQVNYEALRLKVEGQHQNFAETSNQQVSDLNLCLSDEFFLNIKDKLEDTIETLEVLEKQIGRLGLKEHFGSTKQETRTPSTSVVDDSDIFGRQNEIENLIDLLLSEDASGKKLTVVPIVGMGGLGKTTLAKAVYNDAKVSEAYKADHFGLKAWYCVSEAYDALRITKGLLQEIGSFDSKDDNNLNQLQVKSKESLKGKKFLIVLDDVWNDNYNEWVDLRNLFVEGRMGSKIIVTTRKESVALMMANEKISMDNLSTEDSWSLFKRHAFENMDPMGHPELEEVGKQIAAKCKGLPLALKTLAGMLRSKSEVEEWKRILRSETWELRDKDILPALMLSYNDLPAHLKRCFSFCAIFPKDYPFRKEQVIHLWIANGLVPKEDEIIEDSGNQYFLELRSRSLLEKVPNPSKRNIEESFLMHDLVNDLAQIASSKLCIRLEESQGSHMLEKSRHLSYSMGEGGEFEKLTTLYKLEQLRTFVPIYIDVNYYSLSKRVLYNILPRLRSLRVLSLSYYKIKELPNDLFIELKLLRFLDISQTKIKRLPDSICVLYNLETLLLSSCADLEELPLQMEKLINLRHLDISNARLLKMPLHLSKLKSLQVLVGAKFLLSGWRMEDLGEAQNLYGSVSVVELENVVDRREAVKAKMREKNHVDKLSLEWSESSSADNSQTERDILDELRPHKNIKEVEITGYRGTKFPNWLADPLFLKLVQLSVDNCKNCYSLPSLGQLPCLKFLSIRGMHGITEVSEEFYGSLSSKKPFNSLVELRFEDMLKWKQWHVLGSGEFPILEDLLIINCPELSLETPIQLSCLKRFQVIGCPKVFDDAQVFRSQLEGTKEIEELFICDYNSVTSFPFSILPTTLKTIEIRGCKKLKLEVPVGEMFLEVLSLRECDCIDDISPELLPRARELWVNDCHNLTRFLIPTATESLRIWNCENIEILSVACGGTQMTSLNIGWCSKLKWLPERMQELLPSLKTLTLNNCPEIEFFPEGGLPFNLQDLVISECKKLVNGRKEWRLQRLKHLVIIHDGSDEEIVGGENWELPSSIQTLRIFNLKTLSSQHLKSLTSLQYLLIEGNLPQIQSMLEQSQFSHLTSLQSLQIMNFPNLQSLPESALPSSLSQLAIYGCPNLQSLSESALPSSLSKLTIIRCPNLQSLPVKGMPSSLSELHISECPLLTPLLEFDKGEYWPNIAQFPTIKIDGECM comes from the coding sequence ATGGAGATTGGCTTAGCAGTTGGTGGTGCATTTCTCTCTTCAGCTTTGAATGTTCTGTTTGATAGGCTTGCTCCTCAGGGTGATCTTCTCAACATGTTTCAGAAGCATAAACATCATGTTCGGCTCTTAAAGAAGCTGAAAATGACTTTGCGTGGTCTTCAGATTGTGCTAAGTGATGCAGAGAATAAGCAAGCATCAAATCCGTCTGTGAGCGACTGGCTTAATGAGCTTCGAGATGCTGTCGACTCTGCTGAAAACTTAATAGAACAAGTCAATTATGAAGCTTTGAGACTTAAGGTGGAAGGTCAGCATCAGAATTTTGCAGAAACAAGCAACCAGCAAGTAAGTGACCTCAACCTTTGCTTGAGCGATGAATTTTTCCTTAACATAAAGGACAAGTTGGAAGACACTATTGAAACATTGGAGGTGTTGGAAAAGCAAATTGGTCGTCTTGGCTTAAAGGAGCATTTTGGTTCGACTAAACAAGAAACTAGAACACCTTCAACTTCTGTGGTTGATGATTCTGATATCTTTGGAAGGCAGAATGAAATAGAGAATTTGATTGACCTATTGTTGTCTGAAGATGCAAGTGGAAAAAAGCTGACTGTAGTTCCTATTGTTGGAATGGGCGGCCTGGGTAAGACAACACTTGCTAAAGCGGTTTACAATGATGCAAAGGTTTCTGAGGCATATAAAGCGGACCATTTTGGTTTGAAAGCTTGGTATTGTGTTTCTGAGGCATATGATGCTTTGAGAATAACAAAAGGGTTACTTCAAGAAATTGGCTCATTTGACTCGAAGGATGACAACAATCTTAATCAGCTTCAAGTCAAATCGAAGGAAAGCTTAAAGGGAAAGAAGTTTCTTATTGTTCTGGATGATGTCTGGAATGACAACTACAATGAGTGGGTTGACTTGAGAAATCTTTTTGTAGAAGGACGTATGGGAAGTAAGATCATTGTGACAACACGTAAAGAGAGTGTTGCCTTGATGATGGCAAATGAGAAAATTAGCATGGACAATTTGTCTACTGAAGACTCTTGGTCTTTATTTAAAAGACATGCATTTGAAAACATGGATCCTATGGGACATCCGGAACTTGAAGAGGTCGGAAAACAAATTGCAGCTAAGTGCAAAGGACTGCCCTTAGCTCTGAAGACACTAGCTGGCATGTTACGCTCGAAATCAGAGGTTGAAGAGTGGAAACGTATTCTGAGAAGTGAAACATGGGAGCTGCGAGACAAGGACATATTACCAGCGTTGATGTTGAGCTACAATGACCTTCCCGCACATTTAAAGCGATGTTTTTCCTTTTGTGCAATATTTCCTAAAGATTATCCATTTAGGAAAGAACAAGTTATTCATCTATGGATTGCCAATGGTCTCGTACCaaaggaagatgaaataattgaagattcAGGCAACCAATACTTTCTCGAGTTGAGATCAAGATCATTATTAGAAAAGGTCCCAAATCCTTCTAAAAGGAACATAGAGGAATCATTCTTAATGCATGACCTTGTCAATGATTTAGCCCAAATTGCATCTTCAAAACTTTGTATCAGGTTGGAAGAGAGCCAAGGATCTCATATGTTGGAAAAAAGTCGGCACTTATCTTATTCAATGGGAGAAGGTGGTGAGTTTGAGAAATTGACAACCCTCTACAAATTGGAGCAGCTGAGGACATTCGTTCcgatatatattgatgtcaattatTACTCTCTGAGCAAGAGGGTGCTGTATAACATACTGCCAAGACTAAGATCCTTAAGGGTACTATCATTGTCTTATTACAAGATTAAGGAGTTGCCAAATGACTTATTTATCGAATTAAAGCTCCTGAGATTTTTGGATATTTCTCAGACAAAGATTAAAAGGTTGCCAGATTCCATTTGTGTGTTGTATAACTTAGAGACACTTCTCCTTTCATCTTGTGCTGATCTTGAGGAGCTACCGCTGCAGATGGAGAAGTTGATTAACTTGCGTCATCTTGACATAAGCAACGCTCGTCTCTTGAAGATGCCACTACATCTGAGCAAGTTGAAAAGCCTCCAAGTGTTAGTGGGAGCCAAGTTTCTTCTAAGTGGTTGGAGAATGGAAGATTTGGGTGAAGCACAGAACTTGTATGGATCTGTATCAGTTGTAGAGTTGGAAAATGTGGTTGATAGAAGGGAAGCTGTGAAGGCAAAGATGAGGGAGAAGAATCATGTTGACAAGTTATCGCTGGAGTGGAGTGAAAGTAGTAGTGCCGACAATTCACAAACTGAAAGAGACATTCTTGATGAGCTACGCCcacataaaaacataaaagaagttGAAATCACTGGATATAGAGggacaaaatttccaaattggCTAGCTGATCCTTTGTTTCTTAAGCTAGTACAGTTGTCTGTTGATAACTGTAAGAACTGTTATTCCTTGCCATCACTAGGACAACTCCCTTGTTTGAAATTCCTTTCGATTAGAGGGATGCATGGAATAACAGAGGTGTCAGAAGAATTCTATGGTAGTTTGTCCTCCAAAAAGCCTTTTAACTCTCTTGTGGAGCTTAGATTTGAAGATATGCTGAAGTGGAAGCAATGGCACGTACTAGGAAGTGGAGAGTTCCCTATTCTTGAGGaccttttaattataaattgcCCTGAACTCAGTCTGGAGACACCCATCCAACTTTCATGTTTAAAAAGGTTTCAAGTTATTGGTTGTCCAAAGGTTTTTGATGATGCTCAAGTGTTTAGATCCCAACTTGAGGGAACGAAGGAGATTGAGGAATTATTTATATGTGATTATAACTCTGTTACCTCCTTTCCTTTTAGCATACTGCCTACTACCTTGAAGACAATAGAGATAAGAGGTTGcaagaaattgaaattggagGTGCCAGTTGGTGAGATGTTTCTGGAGGTTTTGAGTCTGAGAGAATGTGATTGTATAGATGATATATCACCTGAGTTGCTCCCAAGAGCACGCGAATTGTGGGTAAATGATTGCCACAACCTTACTAGGTTTTTGATTCCTACTGCCACTGAAAGTCTCCGTATTTGGAATTGTGAGAATATTGAAATACTTTCGGTGGCATGTGGGGGGACCCAGATGACGTCACTGAATATTGGGTGGTGTTCAAAGCTGAAGTGGCTGCCAGAACGTATGCAGGAACTCCTTCCATCTCTTAAGACACTGACATTGAATAATTGTCCAGAAATAGAGTTCTTTCCTGAAGGAGGATTGCCCTTCAATTTACAAGACCTTGTGATCAGCGAGTGCAAGAAACTGGTGAATGGCCGAAAGGAGTGGCGTTTACAGAGACTCAAACATTTAGTCATCATACATGATGGCAGTGATGAAGAGATTGTTGGTGGTGAGAATTGGGAGTTGCCTTCCTCTATTCAAACACTTAGAATATTCAATCTGAAAACATTAAGCAGCCAACATCTCAAAAGCCTCACCTCTCTTCAATATCTATTAATTGAGGGTAATTTACCTCAAATTCAGTCAATGCTGGAACAAAGCCAGTTTTCGCACCTCACTTCGCTTCAAAGTCTACAAATCATGAATTTCCCTAATCTCCAATCACTTCCTGAATCAGCACtgccctcctccctctctcagcTGGCCATCTATGGTTGCCCTAATCTCCAATCACTTTCTGAATCAGCATTGCCCTCCTCCCTCTCTAAGCTGACCATCATTAGGTGCCCTAATCTCCAATCCCTTCCAGTAAAAGGGATGCCCTCTTCCCTCTCTGAACTACATATTTCAGAATGTCCATTGCTCACACCACTACTAGAATTTGACAAGGGGGAATACTGGCCAAATATTGCTCAATTTCCCACCATAAAGATCGATGGGGAATGCATGTGA